In Chryseobacterium turcicum, a single window of DNA contains:
- a CDS encoding DNA repair protein RecN → MLSRIYIKNFALIDALDVSLKNGLQVITGETGAGKSIILGALRLILGERADIKSISKTEDKSIVETEFELNNQFKKFFIENDLDYEHQTIIRREILPSGKSRAFINDVPVTLDILKELTSQLIDIHSQFETSNLFTSEYQFKIIDGLSDNKNLIENYQQDFSEFQNLKTQLKKFQTQLSESTKESDYKQFLLNELEDLKMDDVNYEDLQNQLSMQENAGMISENLAQLLSRFHQEEIGIFSFFNDAKSKLSKISEVSTNFAELNERFETSFVEIKDIIAELEDEAENIEINPETLAQLLEFNNKINSLFLKHNVTDIEDLKEIRNQLSGEQKGTVEIEAYIVQILENISKKEKSLEALSQKLSKNRKKSVPVFIKKAEDLFKKLGLEKAKVDIEISEAAEYNQFGKENIQLLFQANSGFPLKPIQTAISGGERSRVMLAVKKIIAESDELPTLILDEIDTGVSGKVAEEIGNLMREMSEDMQLIVISHLAQVAAKGNDNYKVVKQDVNGKTQSTIIPLNDEEKLNEIAQLLSGSKITEAALTQAKELIG, encoded by the coding sequence ATGCTTTCAAGAATTTACATTAAAAACTTTGCTCTTATTGATGCTCTCGATGTGTCTTTAAAAAATGGTTTACAGGTAATTACCGGTGAAACTGGCGCAGGTAAATCGATTATTCTAGGTGCCCTCAGGTTGATTTTGGGAGAAAGAGCAGATATCAAATCAATTTCAAAAACAGAAGATAAAAGCATCGTTGAGACAGAGTTTGAACTGAATAATCAGTTTAAAAAATTCTTTATCGAAAATGACCTCGATTACGAGCATCAGACCATTATCAGACGTGAAATTTTACCTTCAGGAAAATCAAGGGCATTTATCAATGATGTTCCGGTGACTTTGGATATTTTGAAAGAACTGACTTCTCAGCTAATCGATATTCATTCTCAGTTTGAAACCTCTAATCTTTTCACTTCAGAATATCAGTTTAAAATCATCGATGGACTTTCTGATAACAAAAACCTGATTGAGAATTATCAGCAGGATTTTTCTGAGTTCCAAAATTTAAAAACTCAGCTAAAAAAATTTCAAACTCAACTTTCAGAAAGCACGAAAGAAAGTGATTATAAGCAATTTCTTTTGAATGAGCTTGAAGACCTGAAAATGGATGATGTAAACTATGAAGATTTACAGAACCAGCTTTCTATGCAGGAAAATGCAGGAATGATTTCAGAAAACCTAGCTCAGCTTTTGTCGAGATTTCATCAGGAAGAAATAGGAATTTTCTCCTTTTTTAATGATGCAAAATCTAAACTTTCGAAAATATCAGAAGTTTCAACCAATTTCGCAGAACTTAACGAGAGATTTGAAACATCTTTTGTAGAAATTAAGGATATCATTGCAGAACTTGAAGATGAAGCCGAAAATATTGAAATCAATCCTGAAACGCTAGCACAGCTTTTAGAATTTAATAATAAAATAAACAGTCTTTTCCTTAAACACAATGTTACTGATATTGAAGATTTAAAAGAAATCAGAAATCAGCTTTCGGGTGAACAAAAAGGAACGGTAGAAATTGAAGCTTACATTGTACAAATCCTTGAAAACATTTCTAAAAAAGAAAAATCTCTGGAAGCTTTAAGCCAAAAACTTTCAAAAAACAGAAAGAAAAGCGTCCCCGTATTCATTAAAAAAGCAGAAGATTTATTTAAAAAACTTGGACTTGAAAAAGCTAAAGTTGATATTGAAATCAGCGAAGCTGCCGAATACAATCAGTTTGGGAAAGAAAACATTCAGCTTTTATTTCAAGCAAATTCAGGATTTCCATTAAAACCTATTCAAACTGCTATTTCGGGAGGTGAAAGATCTCGTGTAATGCTCGCTGTGAAAAAGATTATTGCTGAAAGTGACGAGCTTCCCACTTTAATTTTAGACGAAATCGACACCGGAGTTTCAGGAAAAGTAGCCGAAGAAATCGGAAATCTAATGCGTGAAATGTCTGAAGACATGCAATTGATTGTTATTTCTCATTTAGCACAGGTTGCCGCAAAAGGTAATGACAATTATAAAGTTGTAAAACAGGACGTTAACGGAAAAACCCAGTCAACGATTATTCCTCTAAACGACGAAGAAAAACTGAATGAAATTGCACAGCTC